One Halobaculum sp. CBA1158 DNA segment encodes these proteins:
- a CDS encoding sialidase family protein — MKLGSGPGNRVYATRGLTVGSVTARGEFEPRGDLPNPRVPFSGKQRVNFGPLNRWRTRRLLSPFTGWYTTTNVWAVADGVLLATVGHHLYRSVDDGRSWSHVRELPFDSGPMGSLPTSVCVADGRVFLAEYTFETEPARVLVSEDDGASWRPYLETRDHRHFHGVFSDPYSDTVWATAGDTDEESAIGRLEDGAFRPVGTGSQRWRAVGLAFLPDAVVWGMDCSYAEEVRLFRLPRDAVGEQAPRPEQIGTADASVYYAETVSVDGEEWVALATAAESGVDDTSPAGSVNTCSRSARVLVAGSDSNYEAWHELCSFDRRRTVNEHVSGLPDASAYVFIESTGRGELLVNPFNTATRHGEVLAFGPDDLSALR, encoded by the coding sequence ATGAAACTCGGATCGGGCCCCGGGAATCGTGTCTACGCGACGCGCGGGCTGACCGTCGGCAGCGTCACGGCGCGCGGGGAGTTCGAGCCACGCGGGGACCTGCCGAACCCACGGGTCCCGTTCTCCGGCAAACAGCGCGTCAACTTCGGTCCGCTGAACCGCTGGCGGACGAGACGGCTGCTCAGTCCGTTCACCGGCTGGTACACGACGACGAACGTCTGGGCGGTCGCCGACGGCGTGTTGTTGGCCACCGTCGGCCACCACCTCTACCGCTCGGTCGACGACGGTCGGTCGTGGTCGCACGTCCGCGAACTCCCGTTCGACTCGGGCCCGATGGGCTCGCTGCCGACGTCGGTGTGCGTCGCCGACGGCCGCGTGTTCCTCGCGGAGTACACCTTCGAGACGGAGCCCGCTCGCGTCCTCGTCAGCGAGGACGACGGCGCGTCCTGGCGACCGTATCTCGAGACCCGCGACCACCGTCACTTCCACGGCGTCTTCTCGGACCCGTACTCGGACACCGTGTGGGCGACGGCGGGCGACACCGACGAGGAGAGCGCGATCGGCCGGCTGGAAGACGGGGCGTTTCGGCCGGTCGGGACGGGGAGTCAGCGATGGCGAGCGGTGGGGCTCGCGTTCCTCCCCGACGCCGTCGTGTGGGGGATGGACTGTTCGTACGCCGAGGAGGTCCGCCTGTTCCGCCTGCCCAGGGACGCCGTCGGCGAGCAGGCTCCGAGGCCGGAGCAGATCGGCACGGCCGACGCCTCCGTCTACTACGCCGAGACCGTCTCGGTCGACGGCGAGGAGTGGGTCGCGCTCGCGACGGCGGCCGAAAGCGGCGTCGACGACACGTCCCCCGCCGGTTCGGTGAACACCTGTTCGCGGTCCGCTCGAGTGCTCGTCGCCGGGTCCGACTCGAACTACGAAGCATGGCACGAACTGTGTTCGTTCGACCGCCGGCGAACGGTCAACGAACACGTCTCGGGACTTCCCGACGCGAGCGCGTACGTCTTCATCGAGTCGACCGGCCGCGGCGAGCTGCTCGTGAACCCGTTCAACACGGCGACTCGACACGGGGAGGTCCTGGCGTTCGGTCCGGACGACCTCTCCGCGCTGCGGTAG
- a CDS encoding AAC(3) family N-acetyltransferase → MKLTRWPTIAVNKAWENRPRRVERSDRRRLERVLDAYADYDEVFVHVGLSDVNAAFDGNPYELLVDALTDAFDSVLAPGFTDYFRESGVFDRQHSKPMHGTFSTLLLEEADYRTSDPCKSILVAGEYRFDGCTHRDTFAADGCFQRLYEDDVLVVAIGTPHWKCSYLHHLEAKYDAPYSVERTIEGVVHDDGEATEIEQRTNYYDSIFWTFNKLKLQRDLDAAGVLESYDLNGLGVYVTPIRELDRFVGREMAADPYYLVT, encoded by the coding sequence GTGAAGCTAACTCGATGGCCGACGATCGCGGTCAACAAGGCGTGGGAGAACCGACCCCGCCGAGTCGAGCGGAGCGACAGACGCCGCCTCGAGCGGGTCCTGGACGCGTACGCAGACTACGACGAGGTGTTCGTTCACGTGGGGCTGAGCGACGTCAACGCCGCCTTCGACGGGAACCCGTACGAACTGCTCGTGGACGCCCTGACCGACGCGTTCGATTCCGTGCTCGCGCCCGGGTTCACGGACTACTTCCGGGAGTCGGGGGTCTTCGACAGACAGCACTCGAAGCCGATGCACGGGACGTTCTCCACCCTCCTTCTCGAGGAGGCCGACTACCGGACGAGCGATCCGTGCAAGTCGATCCTCGTCGCGGGAGAGTATCGGTTCGACGGCTGCACCCACCGGGACACGTTCGCCGCTGACGGCTGCTTCCAGCGGCTCTACGAGGACGACGTGCTGGTCGTCGCGATCGGAACGCCCCACTGGAAGTGCTCGTACCTCCACCACCTCGAGGCCAAGTACGACGCCCCCTATTCGGTCGAGCGAACCATCGAGGGAGTCGTACACGACGACGGCGAGGCCACCGAGATCGAACAGCGGACGAACTACTACGACAGCATCTTCTGGACGTTCAACAAGCTCAAGCTCCAGCGTGATCTCGACGCCGCGGGCGTCCTCGAGAGCTACGATCTGAACGGGCTCGGCGTGTACGTCACGCCGATCAGGGAACTCGACCGGTTCGTCGGCCGCGAGATGGCCGCGGATCCGTACTACCTCGTGACCTGA
- a CDS encoding MBL fold metallo-hydrolase: MEIQFLGGAREVGRSAVLVDDALLLDYGMGTGEPPRYPVDRPEPDAVVVSHGHLDHVGQVPALLRGDRRPSIYWTPPTAELARVLARDTLKLRGYDCTFTDSHVQRLGEVEQRHGYGEPFEVSAGGTDYEVTFFDAGHIPGSAHVLVSDGETRLLYTGDFHTDDTRLLSGSTARPDADAVICESTYSDAAHEDRARVEERFVETVRTTRYEGGTPLIPAFAIGRTQEVLSVLADTEIRPYLDGMGQRITDIVREHPEYVRDPDLLRRAKAGARYVTGDDGQRERIAADNEAIVTTAGMLSGGPVMRYLPMLRSNPTNRVCLTGYQVEGTNGRRLLDHGRCELDGGVVPVAARVDLFDFSAHADRDGLRAFLDDYRDARVLVNHGDRCPAFAEELRGDGYAAAAPELGDRVAI; this comes from the coding sequence ATGGAGATCCAGTTCCTCGGCGGTGCCCGCGAGGTGGGGCGATCGGCGGTCCTCGTCGACGACGCGCTCCTCCTCGACTACGGGATGGGCACCGGGGAGCCGCCGCGGTACCCCGTCGACCGACCGGAGCCGGACGCCGTCGTCGTCAGCCACGGGCACCTTGACCACGTCGGGCAGGTGCCGGCTCTCCTTCGCGGCGACCGTCGTCCGTCGATCTACTGGACGCCGCCGACGGCCGAACTCGCGCGGGTGCTCGCGCGAGACACGCTCAAGCTCCGCGGCTACGACTGCACCTTCACCGACAGCCACGTCCAGCGCCTCGGCGAGGTCGAACAGCGCCACGGGTACGGCGAGCCCTTCGAGGTGAGCGCCGGCGGCACCGACTACGAGGTCACGTTCTTCGACGCCGGCCACATCCCCGGAAGCGCGCACGTCCTCGTCAGCGACGGGGAGACGCGACTGCTGTACACCGGCGACTTCCACACGGACGACACCCGTCTGCTGTCGGGATCGACGGCGCGACCCGATGCCGACGCCGTGATCTGCGAGAGCACCTACTCGGACGCGGCCCACGAGGACCGCGCCCGCGTCGAGGAGCGCTTCGTTGAGACGGTACGCACCACCCGATACGAGGGCGGAACCCCGTTGATCCCGGCGTTCGCCATCGGCCGCACCCAGGAGGTGCTGTCGGTGCTCGCGGACACCGAGATCCGGCCGTACCTCGACGGGATGGGGCAACGGATCACCGACATCGTCCGCGAGCATCCCGAGTACGTCCGCGACCCGGATCTGCTTCGACGGGCGAAAGCCGGCGCGCGCTACGTCACCGGCGACGACGGCCAACGCGAGCGGATCGCCGCCGACAACGAGGCCATCGTCACCACGGCCGGGATGCTCTCGGGCGGTCCGGTGATGCGGTACCTCCCGATGCTCCGGTCGAACCCCACGAATCGGGTGTGTCTCACCGGCTACCAGGTCGAGGGAACCAACGGCCGGCGACTGCTCGACCACGGGCGGTGCGAACTCGACGGCGGCGTCGTCCCCGTCGCCGCCCGCGTCGACCTGTTCGACTTCTCGGCGCACGCCGACCGCGACGGCCTGCGCGCGTTCCTCGACGACTACCGCGACGCACGGGTCCTCGTCAATCACGGCGATCGTTGCCCGGCGTTCGCAGAGGAGTTGCGCGGCGACGGCTACGCCGCCGCCGCGCCCGAACTCGGCGACCGTGTCGCGATCTGA
- a CDS encoding PQQ-dependent sugar dehydrogenase has product MDRHERAASLDRRELLRRTGAAGTLAAVALPGCVGSSGAPRASTDGTPSSGPTSTTSTEPTEPTEATAPTALATDLVAEGFDAPLGLEAPAGVDGRLYVVDQGGTVTVVSGSGDGRSTFLDVTGRLARAGGEMGLLGLAFHPEFPDEDRVYVRYSAPLGDDAPGEYSHTFALSEFRATPEGADPDSERVLLEVPEPQPNHNAGSVVFGPDGLLYVGVGDGGGANDRGTGHVEDWYDAVPGGNGQDLTENLLGSVLRIDPLGGDGVGVDGDGDPYGIPEDNPLVGVDGLDEQYAWGLRNPWRFGFDRETGDFLVADVGQSAYEEVNRVERGGNYGWNVREGFHPFGAEEAPTETPDGEPLLDPVLEYPHSDAEVSGVSVIGGYVYRGDAVSDLAGTYVFGDYRPGGDLFLAEPRESGRWPIRAVPTEGLGEGLLSFGEGPDGALYVCTVGDGGGAVRRVVDA; this is encoded by the coding sequence ATGGATCGACACGAACGAGCCGCGTCGCTCGACCGGCGAGAACTCCTCCGTCGTACGGGAGCCGCGGGGACCCTCGCGGCGGTCGCCCTCCCGGGGTGTGTCGGGTCCTCCGGTGCACCCCGGGCATCGACCGACGGGACGCCGTCGAGCGGACCCACGTCGACCACCTCGACCGAGCCGACCGAGCCGACTGAGGCGACCGCGCCGACGGCCCTCGCGACCGACCTCGTCGCCGAGGGGTTCGACGCTCCGCTGGGGCTGGAAGCGCCCGCCGGCGTCGACGGCCGCCTGTACGTCGTCGACCAGGGCGGCACGGTGACCGTCGTGAGCGGGAGCGGAGACGGGCGGTCGACGTTCCTCGACGTGACGGGGAGACTCGCCCGCGCGGGCGGCGAGATGGGGCTGCTGGGCCTCGCGTTCCACCCCGAGTTCCCCGACGAGGACCGCGTTTACGTCCGGTACAGCGCCCCGCTGGGCGACGACGCGCCCGGCGAGTACAGCCACACGTTCGCGCTCTCGGAGTTCCGCGCGACGCCCGAGGGGGCCGACCCCGACAGCGAGCGCGTCCTGCTCGAGGTCCCGGAACCGCAGCCCAATCACAACGCGGGCTCGGTCGTCTTCGGCCCCGACGGTCTGCTGTACGTCGGGGTCGGCGACGGCGGCGGCGCGAACGACCGGGGGACGGGTCACGTCGAGGACTGGTACGACGCGGTCCCCGGCGGCAACGGCCAGGACCTGACCGAGAACCTCCTCGGGAGCGTCCTCCGGATCGACCCGCTCGGCGGCGACGGCGTGGGCGTCGACGGCGACGGCGACCCGTACGGGATCCCCGAGGACAATCCCCTCGTCGGGGTCGATGGCCTCGACGAGCAGTACGCGTGGGGACTCCGCAACCCCTGGCGGTTCGGCTTCGACCGCGAGACCGGCGACTTCCTCGTCGCCGACGTGGGACAAAGCGCGTACGAGGAGGTGAACCGGGTCGAACGCGGCGGCAACTACGGCTGGAACGTGCGGGAGGGGTTCCACCCGTTCGGGGCCGAGGAAGCCCCGACGGAGACGCCCGACGGCGAGCCGCTGCTCGACCCCGTGCTGGAGTACCCGCACTCGGACGCCGAGGTGTCGGGCGTCTCGGTCATCGGCGGCTACGTCTACCGCGGCGACGCGGTCTCCGACCTCGCGGGGACGTACGTCTTCGGCGATTACCGACCCGGCGGCGACCTCTTCCTCGCGGAACCACGAGAGTCCGGGCGCTGGCCGATCCGGGCGGTGCCGACGGAGGGACTCGGCGAGGGCCTGCTGTCGTTCGGCGAGGGGCCCGACGGAGCGCTGTACGTCTGCACCGTCGGCGACGGCGGCGGCGCGGTGCGCCGGGTCGTGGACGCCTGA
- the corA gene encoding magnesium/cobalt transporter CorA → MIRAMSYTDGEASTFDEPEPAVAAPGTTWVWIDVADADGSHDDRDADSDRVGDGSIGDSDRVGDETGRSGGPLHPTGDLAEVTDRFGIHPLHAEDVLGDARPKSELLEEYAFLLVKAAQFRVGETTFLEEIRTRPVGVFVGDDWLVTVTTDGGDAVEPVWERLAGAERRALARGPDFAGYLVVDRIVDGYFRLLEELEDDIETVEERVVEAPDPDTLPVINELRRELLSVRRVVWPTRDAMNALSRGDADHVAGETEKYYRDVYDHLVQLVELTETYRDLTAGARDIYLNTLSQSTNEVMRRLTVVATVVLPLTFVAGVFGMNFETMPELTWPYAYHATMLGMAGIAVVLVAYFRREGWL, encoded by the coding sequence GTGATCCGAGCGATGTCGTACACCGACGGCGAGGCGTCCACCTTCGACGAGCCGGAGCCCGCCGTGGCGGCCCCCGGCACCACCTGGGTCTGGATCGACGTCGCCGACGCTGACGGGTCGCACGACGACCGCGACGCCGACAGCGACCGCGTCGGCGACGGCAGTATCGGCGACAGCGACCGCGTCGGCGACGAGACCGGTCGATCCGGCGGACCGCTCCATCCGACGGGCGACCTCGCCGAGGTGACCGACCGGTTCGGCATCCACCCCCTGCACGCCGAGGACGTGCTGGGCGATGCGCGCCCGAAGTCGGAGCTGCTCGAGGAGTACGCCTTCCTGCTCGTGAAGGCCGCACAGTTCCGGGTGGGCGAGACGACGTTCCTCGAGGAGATCCGCACGCGACCCGTCGGCGTGTTCGTCGGCGACGACTGGCTGGTGACGGTGACGACCGACGGCGGCGACGCCGTCGAGCCGGTGTGGGAGCGTCTCGCGGGGGCCGAGCGCCGGGCGCTCGCGCGCGGCCCCGACTTCGCGGGCTATCTCGTCGTCGACCGCATCGTCGACGGCTACTTCCGCCTGCTGGAGGAGCTGGAGGACGACATCGAGACCGTCGAAGAGCGGGTCGTCGAGGCCCCCGACCCGGACACCCTCCCGGTGATCAACGAGCTTCGGCGGGAGCTGCTGTCGGTGCGGCGTGTCGTGTGGCCGACGCGCGACGCGATGAACGCGCTCTCGCGGGGCGACGCCGACCACGTCGCCGGGGAGACCGAGAAGTACTACCGCGACGTGTACGACCACCTCGTCCAGCTGGTCGAGCTGACCGAGACGTATCGCGACCTCACGGCGGGCGCGCGGGACATCTACCTCAACACACTCTCGCAGTCGACCAACGAGGTGATGCGCCGGCTGACCGTCGTCGCGACGGTCGTCCTCCCGCTGACGTTCGTCGCCGGCGTCTTCGGCATGAACTTCGAGACGATGCCGGAGCTGACGTGGCCGTACGCCTACCACGCGACGATGCTCGGGATGGCCGGCATCGCCGTCGTGCTCGTCGCGTACTTCCGCCGAGAGGGCTGGCTGTGA
- a CDS encoding DUF5808 domain-containing protein, whose translation MADKPQSGELFGIPYNFERPSVGRLLSSYWQPGKGMLVKKPFGIGYTLNLASWRSWVVLVVAGLMLYLEQGSRDGDADDEAAEPVEVVVDDD comes from the coding sequence ATGGCAGATAAACCCCAATCGGGGGAACTCTTCGGCATCCCGTACAACTTCGAGCGCCCGAGCGTCGGCCGCCTGCTCTCCTCGTACTGGCAGCCCGGCAAGGGAATGTTGGTGAAGAAGCCGTTCGGCATCGGCTACACGCTCAACCTCGCGAGCTGGCGGTCGTGGGTCGTGCTCGTCGTCGCGGGGCTCATGCTGTACCTGGAGCAGGGGAGTCGCGACGGAGACGCCGACGACGAGGCGGCCGAGCCGGTCGAGGTCGTCGTCGACGACGACTGA
- a CDS encoding bifunctional N(6)-L-threonylcarbamoyladenine synthase/serine/threonine protein kinase has translation MRVLGVEGTAWCASAAVFDAETDSVFIDSDPYEPDSGGIHPREAAEHMGEAIPRVIETALDHARTEYGDDDDSDSDGDGSGDSPTDSPVDAVAFSRGPGLGPCLRIVATAARALARTLDVPLVGVNHMVAHLEIGRHRAGFDSPVCLNASGANAHLLGYHDGRYRVLGETMDTGVGNALDKFTRHVGWSHPGGPKIEEHAKSGEFVELPYVVKGMDFSFSGIMSAAKAAYDDGVPVEDVCFSLQEHVFAMLTEVAERALSLTGTDELVLGGGVGQNARLREMLAEMCDERGADFHAPEPRFLRDNAGMIAVLGAKMAAAGDAVAVDESAIDPDFRPDQVPVTWRDGEESVARVPGDDDARDLRGAEAIVTVDADAATKRRLPKGYRHPELDATLRRERTVAEARLLAAARRAGVPTPLVHDVDVSEATLRLQRVGDRDLAAALGVERARTVGEHLARLHAAGIVHGDPTTRNVRVTGGVGDSDGHTDFDADRLFCIDFGLGFNSDHVEDYAMDLHVFEQSIEGTADEPDALVAAVEEGYRAVGDPAVLERLRGVEGRGRYQ, from the coding sequence ATGCGCGTCCTCGGCGTCGAGGGCACGGCCTGGTGCGCCAGCGCCGCGGTGTTCGACGCCGAGACCGACTCCGTGTTCATCGACTCGGACCCGTACGAACCCGACAGCGGCGGCATTCACCCGCGCGAGGCCGCAGAGCACATGGGCGAGGCGATCCCGCGGGTGATCGAGACGGCGCTGGATCACGCGAGAACCGAATACGGCGACGACGACGACAGCGATAGCGACGGCGACGGCTCCGGCGACTCCCCCACCGACTCGCCAGTCGACGCCGTCGCCTTTTCGCGCGGCCCCGGACTGGGCCCGTGTCTCCGGATCGTCGCCACGGCGGCGCGAGCGCTGGCGCGGACACTCGACGTGCCGCTGGTCGGCGTCAATCACATGGTCGCCCACCTGGAGATCGGCCGCCACCGCGCCGGCTTCGACTCGCCGGTCTGTCTGAACGCCTCGGGCGCGAACGCGCACCTACTCGGGTATCACGACGGCCGGTACCGCGTGCTCGGGGAGACGATGGACACCGGCGTCGGCAACGCCCTCGACAAGTTCACCCGTCACGTCGGCTGGAGCCACCCCGGCGGTCCGAAGATCGAAGAGCACGCGAAGTCGGGCGAGTTCGTCGAGTTGCCGTACGTGGTGAAGGGGATGGATTTCTCCTTTTCGGGAATCATGTCGGCCGCGAAGGCCGCGTACGACGACGGCGTTCCCGTCGAGGACGTCTGCTTCTCGCTGCAGGAACACGTGTTCGCGATGCTGACCGAGGTGGCCGAGCGTGCGCTGTCGCTGACGGGCACCGACGAACTGGTGCTGGGCGGCGGCGTCGGACAGAACGCCCGCCTCCGTGAGATGCTCGCGGAGATGTGCGACGAGCGCGGCGCGGACTTTCACGCGCCGGAGCCGCGATTCCTCCGCGACAACGCGGGGATGATCGCCGTGCTCGGCGCGAAGATGGCCGCCGCCGGCGACGCCGTCGCCGTCGACGAGTCGGCCATCGACCCCGACTTCCGTCCCGACCAGGTGCCGGTGACGTGGCGCGACGGGGAGGAGTCGGTCGCGCGCGTCCCCGGGGACGACGACGCCCGCGACCTGCGCGGCGCTGAGGCGATCGTCACGGTCGACGCCGACGCGGCGACGAAGCGACGGCTCCCGAAGGGGTATCGCCATCCCGAACTGGACGCGACGCTCCGTCGCGAGCGAACAGTTGCGGAGGCGCGCCTGCTCGCGGCCGCCAGGCGGGCAGGCGTCCCGACGCCGCTCGTGCACGACGTGGATGTGTCCGAGGCGACCCTGCGGCTCCAGCGCGTCGGCGATCGCGACCTGGCGGCGGCGCTCGGCGTCGAGCGCGCCCGGACCGTCGGCGAACACCTCGCCCGACTCCACGCTGCGGGGATCGTCCACGGAGACCCGACGACACGGAACGTCCGCGTGACCGGCGGCGTCGGCGACAGCGACGGACACACCGACTTCGACGCGGACCGCCTCTTCTGCATCGACTTCGGCCTCGGGTTCAACTCCGACCACGTCGAGGACTACGCGATGGACCTGCACGTGTTCGAGCAGTCGATCGAGGGGACCGCCGACGAGCCCGACGCGCTCGTCGCGGCCGTCGAGGAGGGGTACCGCGCGGTCGGCGACCCCGCGGTGCTGGAGCGACTTCGCGGCGTCGAGGGGCGCGGTCGCTACCAGTAA
- a CDS encoding 30S ribosomal protein S24e, with the protein MDIDIISEEENPMLHRTDVRFEMRHEEATPARLQVRDSLAAKLDKGSDEVVIQELDTKFGMRKTVGYAKVYESAEHATDVEQDYVLERNAIAGDEDAEAEEA; encoded by the coding sequence ATGGACATCGACATCATCTCCGAGGAGGAGAACCCCATGCTCCACCGGACGGACGTCCGGTTCGAGATGCGTCACGAGGAAGCCACCCCCGCTCGCCTGCAGGTCCGCGACTCGCTGGCGGCCAAGCTCGACAAGGGCTCCGACGAGGTCGTCATTCAGGAGCTCGACACCAAGTTCGGCATGCGCAAGACCGTCGGCTACGCGAAGGTGTACGAGTCGGCCGAGCACGCCACCGACGTGGAGCAGGACTACGTCCTCGAGCGCAACGCCATCGCCGGCGACGAGGACGCCGAGGCAGAGGAAGCCTAA
- a CDS encoding GTP-dependent dephospho-CoA kinase family protein, translating to MLTLPDDLRGAFKEPMGPVYTDTERLLAEAGDPIVAVGDVVTYHLRVAGRDPDVAVVDGKTKREAVGAEIAAVLDGESRRIEVDNEPATLSRAMLSSLVEALASDEPVVIHVTGEEDLATVPAIVAAPEGASVVYGQPDEGMVLVDVTAETTADARALLARFDGDAEAALELVARE from the coding sequence CTGCTCACGCTTCCGGACGACCTTCGCGGCGCGTTCAAAGAGCCGATGGGTCCCGTGTACACCGACACGGAGCGCCTGCTGGCCGAGGCCGGCGACCCGATCGTCGCCGTCGGCGACGTGGTCACCTACCACCTCCGGGTCGCCGGCCGCGACCCCGACGTGGCGGTGGTCGACGGAAAGACCAAACGGGAGGCCGTCGGCGCGGAGATCGCCGCCGTGCTCGACGGGGAGAGCCGCCGGATCGAGGTCGACAACGAGCCGGCGACGCTCTCTCGCGCGATGCTCTCGTCGCTGGTCGAGGCGCTCGCGAGCGACGAGCCGGTCGTGATCCACGTGACCGGCGAGGAGGACCTCGCGACCGTCCCCGCGATCGTCGCGGCCCCCGAGGGCGCGAGCGTCGTCTACGGCCAGCCCGACGAGGGGATGGTGCTCGTGGACGTGACCGCCGAGACGACGGCGGACGCGCGGGCGTTGCTCGCGCGGTTCGACGGCGACGCCGAGGCCGCACTCGAACTGGTGGCGCGGGAGTGA
- the spt4 gene encoding transcription elongation factor subunit Spt4 translates to MAEDRLACRECHFVNGPDAQTCENCGSSSLTEDWAGYVIIPHPEKSEIAPEMNVQEPGSYALKVR, encoded by the coding sequence ATGGCCGAGGACCGCCTCGCGTGTCGCGAGTGCCACTTCGTCAACGGCCCCGACGCCCAGACGTGCGAGAACTGCGGCTCCTCCTCGCTGACGGAGGACTGGGCCGGCTACGTCATCATCCCGCACCCCGAGAAGTCCGAGATCGCTCCGGAGATGAACGTTCAGGAGCCGGGCAGCTACGCGCTGAAGGTCCGGTAA
- a CDS encoding DNA-directed RNA polymerase translates to MYKRVRLKDTVEVPPEHLADVSRDRVRKLLQDKLEGRMDEDVGSVVSVIEVQDIGDGAVLPNRPGVYYQAEFDAVTFDPDMQEVVDGNVVEVVEFGAFVGIGPVDGLLHVSQISDEYLAYDGENQQLASTESDDTLGVDDAVRVRVVTKSIDERNPRDSKIGLTAKQPGLGKHEWLEADVRRRAEEAPAEGN, encoded by the coding sequence ATGTACAAACGGGTACGACTCAAGGACACGGTCGAGGTCCCGCCGGAGCATCTGGCGGACGTGAGCCGCGACCGCGTCCGCAAGCTCTTACAGGACAAGTTGGAGGGACGCATGGACGAGGACGTCGGCAGCGTTGTCAGCGTCATCGAGGTCCAAGACATCGGCGACGGCGCGGTCCTCCCGAACAGACCGGGCGTCTACTACCAGGCGGAGTTCGACGCCGTGACCTTCGATCCGGACATGCAGGAGGTCGTCGACGGCAACGTCGTCGAGGTCGTGGAGTTCGGTGCCTTCGTCGGTATCGGCCCCGTTGACGGCCTGCTGCACGTCTCGCAGATCTCCGACGAGTACCTCGCGTACGACGGCGAGAACCAGCAGCTCGCCTCCACGGAGTCGGACGACACGCTCGGCGTCGACGACGCCGTCCGCGTGCGGGTGGTCACGAAGTCCATCGACGAGCGCAACCCCCGCGACTCGAAGATCGGGCTCACGGCGAAGCAGCCCGGCCTCGGCAAGCACGAGTGGCTGGAGGCCGACGTGCGCCGACGCGCCGAGGAGGCCCCCGCGGAGGGCAACTAA
- a CDS encoding PIN domain-containing protein: protein MVVLDTNALMMPVECDVRVFEELDRLLDDPELVTPEAVVAELEKLAADGSGAEATAASVGHDLVERCRVVATTESYADDAVVELASGGADSGTDAGGEFDGYVVTNDRPLRERLLARGVRVIGLRGANTLAVTEP, encoded by the coding sequence ATGGTTGTCCTCGACACGAACGCGCTCATGATGCCGGTCGAGTGCGACGTTCGCGTGTTCGAGGAACTCGACCGACTCCTCGACGACCCCGAGCTCGTCACCCCGGAGGCGGTCGTCGCCGAACTGGAGAAGCTGGCGGCCGACGGCTCCGGCGCGGAGGCGACGGCCGCCTCGGTCGGCCACGACCTCGTCGAGCGGTGCCGGGTCGTCGCCACTACTGAATCGTACGCAGACGACGCGGTCGTCGAACTCGCCTCCGGCGGTGCCGACTCCGGCACCGACGCCGGCGGGGAGTTCGACGGCTACGTCGTCACGAACGACCGCCCCCTGCGCGAGCGCCTCCTCGCTCGGGGCGTACGCGTAATCGGTTTAAGGGGCGCGAACACACTCGCGGTAACAGAACCATAG